In Solenopsis invicta isolate M01_SB chromosome 1, UNIL_Sinv_3.0, whole genome shotgun sequence, one genomic interval encodes:
- the LOC105203629 gene encoding rap guanine nucleotide exchange factor 2 isoform X9, with amino-acid sequence MHKHTSQLRGPGGHNGGYHGANRGPVRRWNSFHGGGGGGGGGGGGTGTGSGMSNFNDGVGNGGIVTKACQEPFRAVPKAVQALRSESVDRAHRAQPPPPPAFPRRRFSVCFGKRTGGSARRPNECFVLEPSEMIVIDYPEVHGGGRMHRPPHPHPITDHRQVNLVFDDTFSQGLTGRPELYQKSNRSSHSSDTSSAYSGSDTMTSVQSSLDADPDEVDLSGLVESIVDSDEEEDLAESMDSLTVRDPVRECLEKDPVERTEDDIETLLEFTQQLKAFTNMTLAVRRALCAVMVFAVVDRAGMVVLNDGEELDSWSVLINGAVEIEHSNGEIEQLGLGDSFGILPTMERLLHRGVMRTKCDDCQFVCVTQADYFRIQHQGEENTRRHEENGRVILVTELRGALDGAARRGHVVIRGTPERLMLQLIEENSITDPTYVEDFLLTHRTFIDSPLLVASQLLEWFDQAQVRDRVARVVLLWVNNHFTDFETDPAMMEFLEAFETGLEREKMLGQQRLLNIACAAKARTRNVTLARPNRDEVLNFSILGGFERGFGIFISKVDKRSKAEDVGLKRGDQILEVNGQSFEHVNHAKALDILRASTHLSITVKSNLLAFKEMLQMPDNSPRPRGRTNKPEIPRLPSDPRVRLSTHVDPMTPVNPLNPMIGGVPLLIPDNNVSPCKDSKKEHKGFMTLGPKRRLQKALMKMNILPKNTINDGVHVDDPLAPPHTPPGTGLTQTTTNLYHSKSNPDLTSLYCYDDLRANDYPEHVLKVYKADQTCKYLLIHKETTAHEVVMLALQEFGITESSSNFSLAEVSVGEGGMIKQRRLPDQLQNLAERIGLSSRYYLKTNGISETLVADDQAPELIRESQVHFLQLNAVEVAIQLTLQDFSIFRQIESTEYVDDLFELKSRYGVPMLSQFAELVNREMFWVVTEVCSEHNLVRRSKIIKQFIKIARQCKECKNFNSMFAIVSGLGHGSVSRLRASWEKLPTKYQRLFSDLQELMDPSRNMSKYRQLVASEQTQPPIIPFYPVVKKDLTFIHLGNDSRVESLVNFEKLRMIAKEVRTLTNMCSSPYDLLTMLERGGQPPSSAMVALNQMTTGNQGGQTATVKRRKKSTAAPNPKKMFEEAQMVRRVKAYLANMKVITDEERLHQLSVDCEPHAGAVAVAAAVPLGGSRGRRHPSPTLSTTSSASSTSEGRKSIQGTKFGAASPQAVRKMLALSDPHKTRPYQPKHCPPPLPVPGLALHSSGLEPSPGAPRRVGSGSRVPMHERSHSDTPASLPPPVDLSAESSSVTSLSNLQPLRKTLTSGSVTSSDSGHSTQLDSHSGSSVEAGGSPPPPQRRHSALQGTTGLGVNMGLGMPTPLPPPGAGTTTIMTTMSAMAGNMTSSSMRSGMSSVPQCRQPPAYKVAQQMARLHRLGRANSHEGVTYRGTDHEDDDEDAQVSAV; translated from the exons ATCGACTACCCGGAAGTTCATGGCGGAGGGAGGATGCATCGACCACCGCATCCCCATCCTATAACCGACCACCGTCAGGTCAACCTGGTCTTCGATGACACG TTCTCCCAGGGCCTTACGGGAAGGCCGGAACTGTATCAGAAATCAAATAGGAGCAGTCATTCAAGTGATACAAGTTCAGCATATAGTGGATCCGACACAATGACATCTGTACAAAGTTCGTTAGACGCGGATCCTGATGAGGTGGATCTGTCAGGTCTTGTGGAATCCATTGTTGATAGCGATGAGGAGGAGGATCTGGCAGAGAGCATGGAC aGTTTAACGGTGCGTGATCCCGTACGAGAATGTTTAGAAAAGGATCCTGTTGAGAGAACAGAGGACGACATAGAGACGCTTTTAGAGTTCACGCAACAATTGAAGGCTTTCACAAACATGACTTTGGCTGTCAGAAGAGCGCTGTGTGCTGTCATGGTATTCGCGGTAGTCGATCGTGCCGGCATGGTGGTCTTAAACGACGGTGAGGAACTCGACAGTTGGAGCGTGCTGATCAACGGCGCTGTTGAGATTGAACACAGCAATGGCGAGATTGAACAACTTGGTCTCGGAGATAGTTTTGGTATCTTACCTACTATGGAGAGGCTGTTACATCGTGGAGTTATGAGAACAAA GTGCGACGATTGCCAATTTGTTTGCGTCACACAAGCAGATTATTTTCGAATACAGCATCAAGGCGAAGAGAACACAAGGAGGCATGAAGAAAATGGAAGGGTAATTCTAGTGACTGAATTGCGGGGAGCGTTGGATGGTGCAGCGCGAAGGGGTCACGTGGTGATTCGAGGAACGCCAGAGCGTTTGATGTTACAGCTCATTGAAGAAAACAGTATTACGGATCCTACTTATGTGGAGGATTTCTTATTGACTCATCGAACGTTCATTGATAGTCCGTTGTTAGTTGCAAGTCAATTGCTGGAGTGGTTTGATCAAGCGCAAGTGCGAGATCGCGTTGCTCGCGTCGTACTCTTATGGGTGAATAATCACTTTACTGATTTTGAGACTGATCCAGCAATGATGGAATTTTTAGAAGCATTTGAAACTGGcttggaaagagagaaaatgttAGGACAACAAAg GTTGCTAAATATTGCATGTGCGGCGAAAGCGAGAACACGGAACGTAACGTTAGCTAGGCCAAACAGGGACGAAGTCTTAAATTTTAGCATTTTAGGAGGATTTGAGAGAGGTTTTGGTATATTTATCTCAAAAGTTGATAAGAGATCTAAGGCTGAAGATGTCGGTTTAAAAAGAGGTGATCAGATTTTAGAAGTGAACGGCCAAAGTTTCGAACACGTAAATCATGCAAAAGCTCTCGATATTCTGAGAGCTTCTACACATCTCAGTATAACTGTAAAATCTAATTTGCTTG CTTTCAAAGAAATGCTTCAAATGCCTGACAATTCTCCGAGACCCCGAGGTAGAACAAATAAGCCGGAAATACCCAGGCTTCCATCGGATCCACGAGTTAGACTGTCAACACACGTAGATCCCATGACTCCTGTGAATCCTTTAAATCCCATGATCGGTGGAGTACCGTTATTAATTCCGGACAACAATGTGTCGCCGTGCAAAGATTCTAAAAAAGAGCACAAGGGATTTATGACTCTTGGACCTAAACGGCGATTACAGAAAGCACTTATGAAAATGAATATACTGCCAAAGAATACGATCAA CGACGGTGTACATGTGGATGACCCTCTTGCGCCACCACACACACCACCGGGAACAGGGCTTACGCAAACTACCACTAATCTATACCATTCGAAGAGTAATCCAGATCTTACGTCGCTTTATTGTTACGATGATTTGAGAGCAAACGATTATCCTGAACATGTGCTCAAAGTATATAAAGCTGATCAAACCTGCAAGTATCTCCTTATTCACAAAGAAACGACTGCTCATgag GTGGTGATGCTTGCACTTCAAGAATTTGGCATAACAGAGAGcagttcaaatttttctttggcGGAAGTGAGCGTCGGCGAAGGTGGCATGATCAAACAGCGTAGATTGCCGGATCAGTTGCAGAATCTTGCAGAACGAATCGGATTAAGCTCTCGATACTATTTGAAAACTAACGGGATTTCCGAAACTTTAGTAGCTGACGATCAAGCCCCAGAACTCATTCGAGAGTCCCAAGTACATTTTTTGCAATTGAATGCTGTGGAAGTAGCAATACAACTGACTCTACAAGACTTTAGTATATTCAG acaAATCGAATCCACAGAGTACGTGGATGatttatttgaattgaaaagTAGGTACGGTGTGCCTATGCTCAGTCAGTTTGCAGAACTAGTCAACAGAGAAATGTTCTGGGTCGTAACAGAAGTTTGTTCCGAACATAATCTCGTACGGCGCAGTAAGATTATAaagcaatttattaaaatagcgC GCCAATGCAAGGAGTGCaaaaacttcaattccatgttTGCGATCGTATCCGGTTTGGGTCATGGTTCGGTATCGAGATTAAGAGCTTCGTGGGAAAAACTGCCAACTAAATATCAAAGATTATTCAGCGATCTACAAGAATTAATGGATCCCAGTCGCAATATGAGTAAATACCGGCAATTGGTGGCGTCTGAACAAACGCAACCACCAATA ATACCTTTTTATCCGGTCGTAAAGAAGGACTTGACCTTTATACATCTTGGTAATGATTCAAGAGTGGAAAGTttagtaaattttgaaaaactcagGATGATCGCGAAGGAAGTGAGAACATTAACAAACATGTGTTCGTCACCCTATGATTTACTTACTATGCTGGAAAGGGGCGGGCAACCTCCAAGTTCCGCGATGGTAGCTCTGAACCAAATGACCACTGGCAATCAAG GCGGCCAAACTGCGACGGTGAAACGACGAAAGAAATCTACAGCTGCACCAAATCCGAAGAAAATGTTTGAGGAAGCACAGATGGTTCGAAGGGTGAAGGCCTATCTCGCAAACATGAAAGTGATCACCGATGAAGAACGGTTGCATCAACTTTCTGTCGATTGCGAGCCACATGCAGGAGCCGTTGCAGTTGCAGCTGCAGTACCGCTGGGTGGCAGTCGGGGAAGGAGGCATCCGTCGCCTACTTTGTCGACTACAAGTAGCGCTAGTAGTACCAGTGAAGGCAGGAAGAGTATACAAG gTACAAAATTCGGCGCTGCGTCGCCGCAAGCAGTCAGGAAGATGTTGGCTTTGTCCGATCCTCACAAGACACGACCATATCAACCTAAACACTGTCCGCCGCCGCTACCTGTACCGGGATTGGCGCTGCATTCGAGCGGTTTGGAACCTAGTCCAGGTGCACCTAGAAGAGTAGGATCTGGCAGCAGGGTACCGATGCACGAACGGTCTCACAGCGATACTCCTGCCAGCCTACCGCCACCTGTCGACCTCAGTGCGGAGAGTAGTAGTGTAACTAGTTTGAGCAATCTTCAGCCACTGAGGAAAACTTTGACAAGTG GTTCGGTGACGAGCAGTGACAGTGGTCATAGCACTCAACTGGACAGCCACAGCGGGAGCAGCGTGGAAGCGGGCGGCAGCCCACCGCCACCGCAAAGACGGCACTCCGCTCTGCAAG GTACTACGGGATTAGGAGTAAACATGGGCCTAGGGATGCCAACCCCGTTGCCACCGCCTGGAGCGGGGACTACGACCATAATGACGACGATGAGTGCCATGGCGGGCAACATGACATCGTCGTCGATGCGATCCGGCATGAGTAGCGTACCGCAATGCCGTCAACCACCGGCGTACAAAGTCGCGCAGCAGATGGCAAGATTGCACAGACTCGGTCGTGCTAACAGCCACGAAGGGGTCACCTATCGGGGCACCGATCACGAAGATG ATGACGAAGACGCCCAAGTGTCGGCGGTTTAA
- the LOC105203629 gene encoding rap guanine nucleotide exchange factor 6 isoform X7: MTDYLDPHFVRALCRDPERRTLQDLQIIYYGLLGLEALRPCRDSVLRGLCKIVRYERHHANHVLYYTGELATSWYILLSGSVFIDGSMFLPRSSFGKRTGGSARRPNECFVLEPSEMIVIDYPEVHGGGRMHRPPHPHPITDHRQVNLVFDDTFSQGLTGRPELYQKSNRSSHSSDTSSAYSGSDTMTSVQSSLDADPDEVDLSGLVESIVDSDEEEDLAESMDSLTVRDPVRECLEKDPVERTEDDIETLLEFTQQLKAFTNMTLAVRRALCAVMVFAVVDRAGMVVLNDGEELDSWSVLINGAVEIEHSNGEIEQLGLGDSFGILPTMERLLHRGVMRTKCDDCQFVCVTQADYFRIQHQGEENTRRHEENGRVILVTELRGALDGAARRGHVVIRGTPERLMLQLIEENSITDPTYVEDFLLTHRTFIDSPLLVASQLLEWFDQAQVRDRVARVVLLWVNNHFTDFETDPAMMEFLEAFETGLEREKMLGQQRLLNIACAAKARTRNVTLARPNRDEVLNFSILGGFERGFGIFISKVDKRSKAEDVGLKRGDQILEVNGQSFEHVNHAKALDILRASTHLSITVKSNLLAFKEMLQMPDNSPRPRGRTNKPEIPRLPSDPRVRLSTHVDPMTPVNPLNPMIGGVPLLIPDNNVSPCKDSKKEHKGFMTLGPKRRLQKALMKMNILPKNTINDGVHVDDPLAPPHTPPGTGLTQTTTNLYHSKSNPDLTSLYCYDDLRANDYPEHVLKVYKADQTCKYLLIHKETTAHEVVMLALQEFGITESSSNFSLAEVSVGEGGMIKQRRLPDQLQNLAERIGLSSRYYLKTNGISETLVADDQAPELIRESQVHFLQLNAVEVAIQLTLQDFSIFRQIESTEYVDDLFELKSRYGVPMLSQFAELVNREMFWVVTEVCSEHNLVRRSKIIKQFIKIARQCKECKNFNSMFAIVSGLGHGSVSRLRASWEKLPTKYQRLFSDLQELMDPSRNMSKYRQLVASEQTQPPIIPFYPVVKKDLTFIHLGNDSRVESLVNFEKLRMIAKEVRTLTNMCSSPYDLLTMLERGGQPPSSAMVALNQMTTGNQGGQTATVKRRKKSTAAPNPKKMFEEAQMVRRVKAYLANMKVITDEERLHQLSVDCEPHAGAVAVAAAVPLGGSRGRRHPSPTLSTTSSASSTSEGRKSIQGTKFGAASPQAVRKMLALSDPHKTRPYQPKHCPPPLPVPGLALHSSGLEPSPGAPRRVGSGSRVPMHERSHSDTPASLPPPVDLSAESSSVTSLSNLQPLRKTLTSGSVTSSDSGHSTQLDSHSGSSVEAGGSPPPPQRRHSALQGSVIRGGAPPFPHAVAVLPPLPANQNQNQNHNHNHHHHHHHHQHYHDHHLHHHQPPTPQGTTGLGVNMGLGMPTPLPPPGAGTTTIMTTMSAMAGNMTSSSMRSGMSSVPQCRQPPAYKVAQQMARLHRLGRANSHEGVTYRGTDHEDDDEDAQVSAV; this comes from the exons ATCGACTACCCGGAAGTTCATGGCGGAGGGAGGATGCATCGACCACCGCATCCCCATCCTATAACCGACCACCGTCAGGTCAACCTGGTCTTCGATGACACG TTCTCCCAGGGCCTTACGGGAAGGCCGGAACTGTATCAGAAATCAAATAGGAGCAGTCATTCAAGTGATACAAGTTCAGCATATAGTGGATCCGACACAATGACATCTGTACAAAGTTCGTTAGACGCGGATCCTGATGAGGTGGATCTGTCAGGTCTTGTGGAATCCATTGTTGATAGCGATGAGGAGGAGGATCTGGCAGAGAGCATGGAC aGTTTAACGGTGCGTGATCCCGTACGAGAATGTTTAGAAAAGGATCCTGTTGAGAGAACAGAGGACGACATAGAGACGCTTTTAGAGTTCACGCAACAATTGAAGGCTTTCACAAACATGACTTTGGCTGTCAGAAGAGCGCTGTGTGCTGTCATGGTATTCGCGGTAGTCGATCGTGCCGGCATGGTGGTCTTAAACGACGGTGAGGAACTCGACAGTTGGAGCGTGCTGATCAACGGCGCTGTTGAGATTGAACACAGCAATGGCGAGATTGAACAACTTGGTCTCGGAGATAGTTTTGGTATCTTACCTACTATGGAGAGGCTGTTACATCGTGGAGTTATGAGAACAAA GTGCGACGATTGCCAATTTGTTTGCGTCACACAAGCAGATTATTTTCGAATACAGCATCAAGGCGAAGAGAACACAAGGAGGCATGAAGAAAATGGAAGGGTAATTCTAGTGACTGAATTGCGGGGAGCGTTGGATGGTGCAGCGCGAAGGGGTCACGTGGTGATTCGAGGAACGCCAGAGCGTTTGATGTTACAGCTCATTGAAGAAAACAGTATTACGGATCCTACTTATGTGGAGGATTTCTTATTGACTCATCGAACGTTCATTGATAGTCCGTTGTTAGTTGCAAGTCAATTGCTGGAGTGGTTTGATCAAGCGCAAGTGCGAGATCGCGTTGCTCGCGTCGTACTCTTATGGGTGAATAATCACTTTACTGATTTTGAGACTGATCCAGCAATGATGGAATTTTTAGAAGCATTTGAAACTGGcttggaaagagagaaaatgttAGGACAACAAAg GTTGCTAAATATTGCATGTGCGGCGAAAGCGAGAACACGGAACGTAACGTTAGCTAGGCCAAACAGGGACGAAGTCTTAAATTTTAGCATTTTAGGAGGATTTGAGAGAGGTTTTGGTATATTTATCTCAAAAGTTGATAAGAGATCTAAGGCTGAAGATGTCGGTTTAAAAAGAGGTGATCAGATTTTAGAAGTGAACGGCCAAAGTTTCGAACACGTAAATCATGCAAAAGCTCTCGATATTCTGAGAGCTTCTACACATCTCAGTATAACTGTAAAATCTAATTTGCTTG CTTTCAAAGAAATGCTTCAAATGCCTGACAATTCTCCGAGACCCCGAGGTAGAACAAATAAGCCGGAAATACCCAGGCTTCCATCGGATCCACGAGTTAGACTGTCAACACACGTAGATCCCATGACTCCTGTGAATCCTTTAAATCCCATGATCGGTGGAGTACCGTTATTAATTCCGGACAACAATGTGTCGCCGTGCAAAGATTCTAAAAAAGAGCACAAGGGATTTATGACTCTTGGACCTAAACGGCGATTACAGAAAGCACTTATGAAAATGAATATACTGCCAAAGAATACGATCAA CGACGGTGTACATGTGGATGACCCTCTTGCGCCACCACACACACCACCGGGAACAGGGCTTACGCAAACTACCACTAATCTATACCATTCGAAGAGTAATCCAGATCTTACGTCGCTTTATTGTTACGATGATTTGAGAGCAAACGATTATCCTGAACATGTGCTCAAAGTATATAAAGCTGATCAAACCTGCAAGTATCTCCTTATTCACAAAGAAACGACTGCTCATgag GTGGTGATGCTTGCACTTCAAGAATTTGGCATAACAGAGAGcagttcaaatttttctttggcGGAAGTGAGCGTCGGCGAAGGTGGCATGATCAAACAGCGTAGATTGCCGGATCAGTTGCAGAATCTTGCAGAACGAATCGGATTAAGCTCTCGATACTATTTGAAAACTAACGGGATTTCCGAAACTTTAGTAGCTGACGATCAAGCCCCAGAACTCATTCGAGAGTCCCAAGTACATTTTTTGCAATTGAATGCTGTGGAAGTAGCAATACAACTGACTCTACAAGACTTTAGTATATTCAG acaAATCGAATCCACAGAGTACGTGGATGatttatttgaattgaaaagTAGGTACGGTGTGCCTATGCTCAGTCAGTTTGCAGAACTAGTCAACAGAGAAATGTTCTGGGTCGTAACAGAAGTTTGTTCCGAACATAATCTCGTACGGCGCAGTAAGATTATAaagcaatttattaaaatagcgC GCCAATGCAAGGAGTGCaaaaacttcaattccatgttTGCGATCGTATCCGGTTTGGGTCATGGTTCGGTATCGAGATTAAGAGCTTCGTGGGAAAAACTGCCAACTAAATATCAAAGATTATTCAGCGATCTACAAGAATTAATGGATCCCAGTCGCAATATGAGTAAATACCGGCAATTGGTGGCGTCTGAACAAACGCAACCACCAATA ATACCTTTTTATCCGGTCGTAAAGAAGGACTTGACCTTTATACATCTTGGTAATGATTCAAGAGTGGAAAGTttagtaaattttgaaaaactcagGATGATCGCGAAGGAAGTGAGAACATTAACAAACATGTGTTCGTCACCCTATGATTTACTTACTATGCTGGAAAGGGGCGGGCAACCTCCAAGTTCCGCGATGGTAGCTCTGAACCAAATGACCACTGGCAATCAAG GCGGCCAAACTGCGACGGTGAAACGACGAAAGAAATCTACAGCTGCACCAAATCCGAAGAAAATGTTTGAGGAAGCACAGATGGTTCGAAGGGTGAAGGCCTATCTCGCAAACATGAAAGTGATCACCGATGAAGAACGGTTGCATCAACTTTCTGTCGATTGCGAGCCACATGCAGGAGCCGTTGCAGTTGCAGCTGCAGTACCGCTGGGTGGCAGTCGGGGAAGGAGGCATCCGTCGCCTACTTTGTCGACTACAAGTAGCGCTAGTAGTACCAGTGAAGGCAGGAAGAGTATACAAG gTACAAAATTCGGCGCTGCGTCGCCGCAAGCAGTCAGGAAGATGTTGGCTTTGTCCGATCCTCACAAGACACGACCATATCAACCTAAACACTGTCCGCCGCCGCTACCTGTACCGGGATTGGCGCTGCATTCGAGCGGTTTGGAACCTAGTCCAGGTGCACCTAGAAGAGTAGGATCTGGCAGCAGGGTACCGATGCACGAACGGTCTCACAGCGATACTCCTGCCAGCCTACCGCCACCTGTCGACCTCAGTGCGGAGAGTAGTAGTGTAACTAGTTTGAGCAATCTTCAGCCACTGAGGAAAACTTTGACAAGTG GTTCGGTGACGAGCAGTGACAGTGGTCATAGCACTCAACTGGACAGCCACAGCGGGAGCAGCGTGGAAGCGGGCGGCAGCCCACCGCCACCGCAAAGACGGCACTCCGCTCTGCAAG GGTCTGTTATAAGAGGCGGAGCACCCCCGTTTCCTCACGCGGTAGCAGTGTTACCTCCGCTTCCTGCCAATCAGAATCAGAATCAGAATCACAACCACAATCATcatcaccaccatcaccaccaccaacATTATCACGATCATCATCTTCATCATCACCAACCCCCAACTCCTCAAG GTACTACGGGATTAGGAGTAAACATGGGCCTAGGGATGCCAACCCCGTTGCCACCGCCTGGAGCGGGGACTACGACCATAATGACGACGATGAGTGCCATGGCGGGCAACATGACATCGTCGTCGATGCGATCCGGCATGAGTAGCGTACCGCAATGCCGTCAACCACCGGCGTACAAAGTCGCGCAGCAGATGGCAAGATTGCACAGACTCGGTCGTGCTAACAGCCACGAAGGGGTCACCTATCGGGGCACCGATCACGAAGATG ATGACGAAGACGCCCAAGTGTCGGCGGTTTAA